The Streptomyces hundungensis genome contains the following window.
GGTTCTCCGAGGGGTGCCCGCAGCTCAGCGAGGGGCGCTTCTCGCGGGCCTACGGGCCTTTTCCGAAGCCGTGGCGGCGGCCGAAGATGTGGTCCTCGAGCCGTGAACTCGCACGCGCGCTGACGAGCCGGGCCGGGCGTTCAGTTCGTTGACGGCGGCTTCCCTCTCCAGTCCAGGCAGACGACCGCCGCGTCGGTGGGCAGTTCGTCGCCGCCGTGGTACTGCATCAGCCCGTCCACGACAGCACGCGCCGTTTCATGGGTCGAGCCACCGCGAGCCGCAGCGATGGTCTCTGGGAGCGCTTGTGTGCCGAAGGGATGGCTGCCGGCGTTCTGGGCGGCGTGGACGCCGCTGCTCACGATGATGAGACGGTCGCCGGGATCGAGTGTGAACTGTTCCGCGCGGTACAAGGTCTCCTCGAACATGCCGAGCGGCAGCTGAGCGTCGAGGTGAACGCGTTCCACGACGCCCCGGCGCAGGCGGAACAGTTGAGGAGATCCGGCGTCCACGACGTGGGTGTGGCCTGTCGCCAATTCGATACTCAGCAAGAGGGTGGGTGCCGACAGCCTGCCCACGTATTCGCCGTAGACCGCCTGGTCGGCGAGGCATGCCTGGTCCTCGAGGGAGATGCCTGCGCGGCGGGCGTTGCGCAGGGCGTTGACCGTGAGGTTGGTGAGGAGGGCTGCCTCAATGCCTTGTCCCTGGCCGTCGGTGACCGTGATGGTGAGCGCGTCGTCGGTGACGCTCCAGTCGAAGTTGTCACCGCCTACCGCGTAGGCCGGCTCCAGGTGGGCGCCGAGGGTGAATGCGTCGCCGTCGAAACCGCGTCCGGGCAGGAGCTGCCACTGCATTTCGGCGGCCAGCGTGAGGCGCCTGCGTCGGCGGGCCTGGAGGTAGAGGTCGGTGTCGCGGTCCGCGACCAGCAACTCGTGTCCCAGGGCGGTGGCGAAGGCGGCCAGTTCCAGCACGCCGGACGTGCCCTGGATCGACGGCTCGGGGAGGTGGATGGAGAGAACGCCCAGCCGGTCGCCTCGTACCGTGATCGGTACGTGCACCAGCACCATGCCCGGTTTGTCGGTGACCTCCACGACGGGTGCTTCGGCGGTGAAGGCGCGGCCCGCGGCGCTGCCGCCCCGGACGTTGGCCGCGTCACCGGTGTGGGGCAGGTGCGTCACGGGCTGGAGGACGGTCAGGCCGTAGTCGGCCAGGAGGAGCGTGACATCCCGGGCCCGTACGCAATCGGCCAGCAGGGAGCGCGTTGTGGACAGGAGGGCCGTCGGGGGTGCCTGTCTGAGGGCGCTTTCCGCGCGACCGAGCCAGCCTGTCGAATGCCTGTTCATGGCCTTCTTCCCTCACGTGAACGTGTCCGGCCGCCGGTGGACCCGAATGGCGCGGTGTGTTCGTCCACCGCGCCCATCATCCTCACGTCCCGGCGGGAGGCCACCGGCGGGGCACCCAAGGAAGAATCTCGCTGCCCGGCAATTATATCCAGCAGGCAATTATGCATCTGAGGACGGCAGGGGCGAAGGTTCATTGGTGCGCCCCGCTCCTGGGTTGTGGGATGCGGATGGCCAGGGCGAGCGTGTCGTCGGGGTGGAGGACGACGGTGTGCATGTCGGCGGCGATCGCGGCCGGGATGTCGGCGAGCGGCTTCCCGGTGTGTTTGCGCGCCGCTTCGACGAGCCGCTCTTCCCCTTCGACCGGGTCTCTGCGGCTCTCGGTCAGTCCGTCGGTGTACAGGATGAACAGATCCCCGGGGTCAAGCCGGGCCCGCAGGGTCCGTTCGCTGCCCGGCAGCGGGAAGCCCACCCCTCTCCCGGGCACTTGCAGGTAGCGGGCGCTGCCGTCGGACTGGAGCAGCAGGGCCGGCGGGTGGCTTCCGTTGGCCAGCTGCATCTCACCGGTGGTGGGGTCGATCCGGGCGAGGAGCACGGTTGCCATCAGTCCCGGGTCCAGCGGCATGAGCAGTTCGTGGGCGCGGCGCAGGATGGATTGCAGGGGGTACCCCTCAAGAGCGAGGGTGCGGACGGCGTGGGTGACGTCGAGGGCGGTTCTGGTGCTGCGCACGCCGTGGCCGAGTGCGTCCACGACGGTGATGTGGAGCGTTCCGTCCGGCAGAAGGAACCAGTCGTAGAGGTCGCCCCCGGTGGGGGCGTGCGGGTCGGCGGGCTCGTAGTGGACGCCGAGTTCCAGTCCCTCGACTTTCAACGGGGCGGGCCGCAGGGCGTCTTCGAGTTCCTTCAGCATGCAACCGTGCGCTTGGCGCAGCTGTTCGTCGCGCTCTTCTAGTTGGACGTAGAGGGCGAGAACACCACCGTTGGTCTCGGCCAGTTCGTGCTTGAGCCGGCGGTGCTCGGCCCTGAGGGCGTCCGTGATCGCGAGGGCCGTGCGCAACTCCTCGTCCACGGTCCCCGCTTCACTGTGCCGGGCCGCGCCGAAGTCCGGGCGGCCCCCACCGCGGGGTTCGTGTGCGGCGGGCAGGGGGATGCGCCAGGTCAGTGTGGTGGACGGCGCTGCCGGGGCAGGCGGCAGCGGCAGGCCGATCCTGGCGAGCGGGCCGGGGGCTCCGGGCGCGGTCAGCGTGGCGGTCATGAACGAAGCACTACCGTCGAGGTTCGTCTCGATACCGGCGGCGAGGGTAACGGGGCGGCCCACGGTGACCTCGGCCTCCGCCGCATCGGAGATCGAGAGGACGAGGCGGGAGCGGACCTCGGGAGGCAGTCCATAACGCCGCGCGGTGGCGCGCACGGCGGACCGCAGGGCCGGCAAGGAGTAGAACGTGCCGTTCACGGGAGCCTCGGGTGGGGTTTGACCGCGAGGACGGTCGCATCGTCACGGGTGCTGCGGTAGTTGTGCGTCACCGAGGCGGTGAGCAACTGCGGGGGCAGGCGCAGCGCGAACAGGGAGGGGGCGTGAGTCCAGCGGGCGTCGATGCCGTCGGTGTGCAGGACACCCGTGGTGCCCGCGGGCAGCGGAATGGCGTGGGTCTTGGGGGTCGGCATACGCCATCCGACGACGCCGGGTTGTCCGGTCAGACGGTGGTGGACGCCTTCGTGGGACAGGGCCACCGCGCGGATGTTGCCGATCCCGCAGTACACGGCCCGTTCGCCGTCCAGGCGCAGCACGGCGACGGCCGCGCCCCGGGTGTGGCGCAGGGTGCGGTGCAGAGCGGTGAGGATGTCGGGCAGCGGGCGGGCGGAGGCTGCCCGGAAGGAGCGCAGGGCGGCCTGGGCGGCTTCGGCGGCTTCGATCCCATGGCCGAGACCGTCGACGACGACCGCGGTGCGGATGGTGCCGTCGTCGATCACCGCGCCGGCGTCGCCGCAGTGCTCCTCGCGGTCGGCGGGCAGACACACCAGAGCAGCGCTCTGCCGGGCCACGGCCGGCTGGTCGGGGCGGGTGAGGCGGGCGCAGGCCAAGGTGCCCACGCCGACCTGGGTACGGATGGTGAAGTCACTGGCGATGCGGCTGACCGCGCCGAGACCTGCTCCCAGGGTGCCAACAGTGGTGTAGCCGTCGGCCAGGCAGCGTTCCAGTTCGGGCATGCCCGGGCCGCGGTCGGCGGCCAGGATCTCCACTCCGCGCCCCAGGGGAAGCGGCTGTATGTAGAGGGCGCCGTCCCTGGCGTGCTTGTCGATGTTGCTGGCGAGTTCGGAGGCGAGGACCGCCGCCTGGTCCGGCAGGGCGCCAGGGAGCCCGCACTGCTCGCTCAGGGAGCGGGCGGCGGCGGCCGCCAGGTGCACCGCGCTGTAGTGGTCGATGCGGACGTGGGCTGCCGCAGTGAGAGGCAGCATCATTGGCCGGTCCAGCGGGTGACGATCACGGTCGTGCCCCGTCCCGCCTCGGTGTGGACCTCGAAGTCGTGCATGAGCCGGCGCGCGCCGCCGAGCCCGTGGCCAAGGCCGGCGCCGGTCGTGAACCCGTCGGTGAGGGCGGCGTCGATGTCGGGGATGCCGGGGCCGTCGTCGCTTATGGTCAGGCGCAGCCCTGTCCGGCCTGCCCGGCTGAGATATTCGATCGCGAGGGTGCCTCCCCCGCCGTGGACGTAGGCGTTGCGTGCCAATTCGCTGGCGGCAGTGACGACGCGGGTCTGGTCGATGATGCCGAAGCCCGCTTTCAGCGTGGCCGCGCGCACGGCGTGCCGGACCGTCAGCAGGTCCTCTTCCGTCCTTAGAGTCTGGCGCTCGGGCGCCGGGTTCTGCCCCCTCGTCCGCGTAGCGGCGGCTGAGGTGGTTGGGTCAGCGAGTTGTGTCATGGTGTGCCCCTCCCGGGGGCTGCTGGTGCCACCCGAGTGCCGCCATGCCCTGTTCCGCGTTCAGAGCTGTTTCGACGCCGTCGAGTTCGAGGCCCAGTTCGACCAAAGTGATGGCCACCGCCGGCCGCAGACCGGCCACGATGACCCGTGCTCCCAGCAGGCGTGCCATGGACGTCATCTCCATCAGCATGCGCGCCACGAAGGAGTCGACCATTTCCAGCCGCGAGATGTCGATCAGGACACCCCGCGCGCCTTCCGCGGATATGCGGTGCGTGAGTTCGTCGGTGAAGGCCAGCGCGGACTTGTCGTCGAGCTCATTGAGCAGCCCGGTGACCAGGACGTCGCCCAAACGCAGAATCGGGACTCCTCCCGTCGGCTGCTCCCTCACCGACGTACCGCCCCCTGGTGGGCCGTGTCCGAGGTCAGCTTGATTGCCTCGGACAGCGCGTCGGCCAGGCTGGCACGCGTGAGGATCTTCGACAGGTCGATGCCGAGCTGCGCGATGGTCTGCGCGATCGGCGGCCGGATGCCGCTGATGACACAGTCCGCACCCATCAGGCGCACGGCGTTGACAGTCTGCATCAAGTGCTGGGCCACCGCCGTGTCCACCGTCGGCACACCCGTGATGTCGATGATCGCGACCTGCGCCTCGTGTTCCTGGATCGCCTGGAGCAGGTTCTCCATCACGATCTGGGTACGGGCCGTGTCGAGGGTGCCGATCAACGGGACGGCCAGGACGTGCCGCCACAGGCGCACCACCGGCGTCGACAGTTCCAGGAGCTGTCGGCTCTGCCTGCGGATGATCTCTTCGCGGCCCTCGACATACGTATCGAACGACAGCGCCCCGGCCGCGTCCAGCAGCCGGTTGACCAGCAGGGCGGCCGCGAACAACTCGGCTGACTCATCGGTGGCGCTCTGCACCGCCTCCAGCACGGCCTCCTTGAGGAGCAGAACGGCCAGCGATGTCGCGGTCGGCGTGGCACCACCCCGGGCCCGGCGCAGCGAGAGATCAATCACCGCCCGGCGCAGCTCCCCGTGCGTGTTCACCACCTGGGAGACAGGCAGTTCGGTGTCCAGCCCCGCAACGAGGGCGGCGATCAGCGTGTCGGCCTCTTCGCGCAGCTCGCGCTCGCCGATGCCGGTCCTCAGCTCGTCCTGCGCCATCTGAAGCTCGACCCACCGGTCGGCTACCGTGTCAGCGTTCGCCTGCAACGCCTTCGCCACACGCTGACGCACCACGGCCTCGCTGCTACCCACCCGGATCCCTTTCATCGGCCCTGCCGGGGAGCGGATGCTCGCACCGTCCTGCCGAACATACGTCGCCCGCTAACTGTTGTCGTGCGGCAAATATACGCACGCCTCAAGCAAACATGAAAGACCTGTCCCCCTTACGACTCGGCAAAGGGTCCATTGCCCCCTCCGGGGGCTGAACGTCCTGAGCCGCAACGGCGTTGGGGAGAGCCGACTTCCCGGGGCACACAGCGGACGCCCACCCTCGGGCGCCCCCCTCGCGTCCGACGTGATCGCCGGACAGGGGGCGACGCCCCGGGGTCAACGGCGGAAGCCGGAGTCCATCTCCAGAGGAGTGGCACAAGATGGACGGAGGTTCGACACTTCGAGGCCGTGAGGGGCGGGACCGACGACGGTGAACCTGGTGGCACACCGCCCGCGAATCGGCGTCAAGCGGTGCCCGTCGTCTCACCCCGCATGGAACCGGAGGCGCCCTTCTCGCGCAGCACCGCCGACCGGAAACCGGCGAGCCCCCGTGCGAAAGCCGACTGTTCGGCGGACGTCATGCCGGCTACCACCTCGGCCAGCGACGCTTCCCGGCGCGCCCTGAGATCCCTGAGATAGCGCACGCCTTTGCTGGACAGGCGCAGCTCGACTTCCCGCCGGCTGGCCGAACTGGGAGCCCGCTCGATGAAGTCGAGAGCATGCAGGCGATCACACATGCGGCTCACCGACGAAGGAGCCGAACCCAGCTCCTCGCCCAGCGAGCGGAGATTGATGCCGTCGTTGTCGGCGAGAATGTAAAGAACCCGTAGCTGAGAGGTCGAGACTGGGGCCGTCGGCGCCAGGTCCCGGCTCTGGCCCCACAGCACCTCCAGTACCTCGATGACCTCACGGGCCGCGACCGCAGCTGAGCCTTGGTGGCCGGCGGGGCCCTCGTCAAAGTGGTCGCTCTCAACAGGCACGGTCTTCAACCGTCTTGGCAGTCGCTGAGGCACAAAAAGACCCTCCCGCTCCTCTGCATCTTCTCGAACAGGCGGTATACGAACGGTGGACAGGTTCACGGCTACGGAACGCGCGCTGCGTCAAGCGGCGCCGCACGCTCTTCTGCAAGCGGTGCAGGAGGCCCTCGCCGCACACTACGGAGCCGTATCCGTCGACCTGCTCATGGCCGACTACGCGATGACCATACTGCAACCCGTCAGCGAGCTCCCCTA
Protein-coding sequences here:
- a CDS encoding MarR family winged helix-turn-helix transcriptional regulator — encoded protein: MPVESDHFDEGPAGHQGSAAVAAREVIEVLEVLWGQSRDLAPTAPVSTSQLRVLYILADNDGINLRSLGEELGSAPSSVSRMCDRLHALDFIERAPSSASRREVELRLSSKGVRYLRDLRARREASLAEVVAGMTSAEQSAFARGLAGFRSAVLREKGASGSMRGETTGTA
- a CDS encoding STAS domain-containing protein gives rise to the protein MGSSEAVVRQRVAKALQANADTVADRWVELQMAQDELRTGIGERELREEADTLIAALVAGLDTELPVSQVVNTHGELRRAVIDLSLRRARGGATPTATSLAVLLLKEAVLEAVQSATDESAELFAAALLVNRLLDAAGALSFDTYVEGREEIIRRQSRQLLELSTPVVRLWRHVLAVPLIGTLDTARTQIVMENLLQAIQEHEAQVAIIDITGVPTVDTAVAQHLMQTVNAVRLMGADCVISGIRPPIAQTIAQLGIDLSKILTRASLADALSEAIKLTSDTAHQGAVRR
- a CDS encoding STAS domain-containing protein; the protein is MREQPTGGVPILRLGDVLVTGLLNELDDKSALAFTDELTHRISAEGARGVLIDISRLEMVDSFVARMLMEMTSMARLLGARVIVAGLRPAVAITLVELGLELDGVETALNAEQGMAALGWHQQPPGGAHHDTTR
- a CDS encoding PP2C family protein-serine/threonine phosphatase — its product is MNRHSTGWLGRAESALRQAPPTALLSTTRSLLADCVRARDVTLLLADYGLTVLQPVTHLPHTGDAANVRGGSAAGRAFTAEAPVVEVTDKPGMVLVHVPITVRGDRLGVLSIHLPEPSIQGTSGVLELAAFATALGHELLVADRDTDLYLQARRRRRLTLAAEMQWQLLPGRGFDGDAFTLGAHLEPAYAVGGDNFDWSVTDDALTITVTDGQGQGIEAALLTNLTVNALRNARRAGISLEDQACLADQAVYGEYVGRLSAPTLLLSIELATGHTHVVDAGSPQLFRLRRGVVERVHLDAQLPLGMFEETLYRAEQFTLDPGDRLIIVSSGVHAAQNAGSHPFGTQALPETIAAARGGSTHETARAVVDGLMQYHGGDELPTDAAVVCLDWRGKPPSTN
- a CDS encoding SpoIIE family protein phosphatase codes for the protein MMLPLTAAAHVRIDHYSAVHLAAAAARSLSEQCGLPGALPDQAAVLASELASNIDKHARDGALYIQPLPLGRGVEILAADRGPGMPELERCLADGYTTVGTLGAGLGAVSRIASDFTIRTQVGVGTLACARLTRPDQPAVARQSAALVCLPADREEHCGDAGAVIDDGTIRTAVVVDGLGHGIEAAEAAQAALRSFRAASARPLPDILTALHRTLRHTRGAAVAVLRLDGERAVYCGIGNIRAVALSHEGVHHRLTGQPGVVGWRMPTPKTHAIPLPAGTTGVLHTDGIDARWTHAPSLFALRLPPQLLTASVTHNYRSTRDDATVLAVKPHPRLP
- a CDS encoding PP2C family protein-serine/threonine phosphatase, giving the protein MNGTFYSLPALRSAVRATARRYGLPPEVRSRLVLSISDAAEAEVTVGRPVTLAAGIETNLDGSASFMTATLTAPGAPGPLARIGLPLPPAPAAPSTTLTWRIPLPAAHEPRGGGRPDFGAARHSEAGTVDEELRTALAITDALRAEHRRLKHELAETNGGVLALYVQLEERDEQLRQAHGCMLKELEDALRPAPLKVEGLELGVHYEPADPHAPTGGDLYDWFLLPDGTLHITVVDALGHGVRSTRTALDVTHAVRTLALEGYPLQSILRRAHELLMPLDPGLMATVLLARIDPTTGEMQLANGSHPPALLLQSDGSARYLQVPGRGVGFPLPGSERTLRARLDPGDLFILYTDGLTESRRDPVEGEERLVEAARKHTGKPLADIPAAIAADMHTVVLHPDDTLALAIRIPQPRSGAHQ
- a CDS encoding ATP-binding protein translates to MTQLADPTTSAAATRTRGQNPAPERQTLRTEEDLLTVRHAVRAATLKAGFGIIDQTRVVTAASELARNAYVHGGGGTLAIEYLSRAGRTGLRLTISDDGPGIPDIDAALTDGFTTGAGLGHGLGGARRLMHDFEVHTEAGRGTTVIVTRWTGQ